A single window of Coffea eugenioides isolate CCC68of chromosome 7, Ceug_1.0, whole genome shotgun sequence DNA harbors:
- the LOC113778800 gene encoding cell division cycle-associated protein 7-like — MVSTRSGGRRTETPKSDGGKQEKGSDFPVKDKPKRKGSSSSPEVQVAVAVDYEEKRAQRMKENMERMKMLGILDLSKNLQKPDKPITHKKFRASPSLPALHDPPRRSSRLKTMTSVNYFENRTPKKEKGMKNVEIHIEKGSNPEVYTKEHEKLLGDSKSAWTLYVDGYDEEGQRIYDPFWGKSCHQCRQKTLGHRTKCSKCKSVSGQFCGDCLYMRYGENVMEVNDNPDWICLVCRGICNCSRCRRVKGWEPTGQIYKKVTQLGFKSVAHYLIQTCRSENKTEGPISRVPVSPDVSLASADKKNEFSDAISMPIPDGNKRDTEDKDRQLHSDDEYMADDSSDNFVNANSE, encoded by the exons ATGGTGAGCACAAGGAGTGGTGGGAGGAGAACTGAAACTCCAAAAAGTGATggaggaaaacaagaaaaagggaGTGATTTTCCTGTCAAAGATAAGCCAAAAAGGAAAGGATCATCATCATCACCAGAAGTACAAGTTGCAGTAGCTGTTGATTATGAAGAGAAGAGAGCCCAAAGGATGAAAGAAAACATGGAAAGGATGAAGATGCTTGGCATTCTGGACCTCTCCAAGAACCTCCAAAAACCGGACAAGCCAATCACTCACAAAAAGTTCAGGGCTTCTCCTTCACTGCCAGCTCTTCATGATCCTCCTAGGCGCTCTTCAAG GTTGAAGACTATGACTTCAGTTAACTACTTTGAAAATCGAACGCCTAAGAAAGAAAAGGGGATGAAGAATGTGGAGATTCATATTGAAAAGGGTTCAAATCCTGAGGTTTACACGAAAGAGCATGAGAAGCTCTTGGGTGATTCCAAAAGTGCTTGGACTCTGTATGTTGATGGGTATGATGAAGAGGGCCAGCGCATTTATGATCCATTTTGGGGCAAGTCTTGCCACCAGTGCAG GCAAAAAACTTTAGGTCATCGCACAAAATGCAGCAAGTGCAAATCAGTAAGCGGGCAGTTCTGCGGAGATTGCTTGTATATGAG ATACGGAGAGAATGTAATGGAAGTTAATGACAATCCTGATTGGATTTGCCTTGTATGTCGAGGAATTTGCAACTGTAGTCGATGCCGCCGGGTGAAAGGATGGGAACCTACTGGTCAAATCTATAAGAAG GTCACGCAGCTTGGTTTCAAGTCTGTGGCGCATTACCTTATTCAAACTTGTCGGTCTGAAAACAAGACTGAAGGGCCAATCAGCAGAGTTCCAGTTTCTCCTGATGTCTCATTAGCTTCTGCAGATAAGAAGAATGAGTTTAGTGACGCAATTTCAATGCCCATACCTGATGGAAACAAAAGGGACACTGAAGACAAGGATAGACAACTTCATAGTGATGATGAATACATGGCAGATGATAGCAGTGATAATTTTGTTAATGCTAATTCTGAATGA